One Lysobacter enzymogenes DNA segment encodes these proteins:
- a CDS encoding Csu type fimbrial protein: protein MRSVSSRSVFAALALAVAGPAFAASDTANLNVTITITSVCDIHTTAPLPVNFGSVSSSATNVDQQGQLTVNCTPGTAYTIGLDNGQNGTDVNSRKMANGANLVPYQLYRAAARGPGDVWGSTVGAGGNVLAGSGTGAAVNVPVYGRTPSANFPAGTYNDVVIATITY, encoded by the coding sequence ATGCGTTCCGTATCGAGCCGTAGCGTCTTCGCTGCCCTGGCCCTGGCCGTCGCCGGTCCCGCGTTCGCGGCGTCCGACACCGCCAACCTCAACGTCACCATCACCATCACCAGCGTCTGCGACATCCACACCACCGCGCCGTTGCCGGTGAACTTCGGCAGCGTGTCCTCCAGCGCCACCAACGTCGACCAGCAGGGCCAGCTGACCGTCAACTGCACGCCGGGCACGGCCTACACCATCGGCCTGGACAACGGCCAGAACGGCACCGATGTGAACAGCCGCAAGATGGCCAACGGCGCCAACCTGGTGCCCTACCAGCTCTACCGCGCCGCCGCGCGCGGCCCCGGCGACGTGTGGGGCAGCACGGTCGGCGCCGGCGGCAACGTGCTGGCCGGCAGCGGCACCGGCGCGGCGGTCAACGTCCCGGTGTACGGGCGCACGCCCAGCGCCAACTTTCCCGCTGGTACTTACAATGACGTGGTGATCGCCACGATCACCTACTGA
- the plsB gene encoding glycerol-3-phosphate 1-O-acyltransferase PlsB, translating to MPQASDPNPSEQPGQAAAERDDSVRPAADGSATVRTAADGAGSAAPAENGADSADSADSADSADSADSADSADSADSADSADSADSAAVSVPAGTGHAASAAGSSGPSDPPDEHDPEQPELPIAPPAAAAAPAADPAAAAPRPWWARLLGQLMAPWVSLTVEPKNPQQHIAEQWHGRPVCYVLEDYGLSNALILERACRESGLPSPLQPLPGDPLGRKRAYVALSRRNAGTLAPAGPPSAKTHSGSLARLLDAHRADRQLDVQLVPVSIFVGRAPDRTSGWFSVLFSENWTLVGRFRRLLAIALNGRHTTVRFSPPVSLRGIVDEGLEPERTVRKLSRVLRTHFRRIRAAVIGPDLSTRRMLIDRVLASDPVKEAIADQARRDSTDVAEAWKKAHAMAYEIAADYSHPVVRSASFLLTPVWNRIYRGVLVHHLDKLKQEAPGFEVVYVPCHRSHLDYLLLSYLLYTKGIVPPHIAAGVNLNLPVVGTILRKGGAFFLRRSIRGSALYSAVFSEYVAQLVAGGYSIEYFIEGGRSRTGRLLPPKGGMIVMTVRGFLRQPTRPVLFQPVYIGYEKLMEGNSYLDELSGKPKEKESIWQLLWGIPKVLRSNYGQVVVNFGEPIKLGDMLAEHAPQWDGRPLEEDDKPQWLSDTVDALAQRIQVNVNRAADVNPINLLALALLSTPKHAMGEADLLAQIALSKTLLAELPYSDRVTVTPHTPQEIVAHGEEINVLERIAHPLGDVLGVDEDKAVLLSYFRNNVLHLFTAASWIACCFQHNRRMSLAGVLRLGRSVYPFLQAELFLPWSEDEFAQRLARTVEVFIREGLLEKVADDDGGILARNAGQTDEVFRLRAIGHSLQQAFERYYIAISVLVKNGPGTLSAAELESLCQLAAQRLSLLYAPAAPEFFDKTLFRGFIQKLRELRLVWPDSENKLAFDQRLDTWAKDAKVILGRELRHTIEKISPEMAAKPAAAPAAG from the coding sequence ATGCCCCAAGCGTCCGACCCGAATCCTTCCGAGCAGCCCGGCCAGGCGGCCGCCGAACGCGACGACAGCGTCCGTCCCGCGGCCGACGGCAGTGCAACTGTCCGCACCGCGGCCGACGGCGCCGGCTCCGCCGCGCCCGCGGAAAATGGCGCCGACAGCGCCGACAGCGCCGACAGCGCCGACAGCGCCGACAGCGCCGACAGCGCCGACAGCGCCGACAGCGCCGACAGCGCCGACAGCGCCGACAGCGCCGACAGCGCCGCTGTGTCCGTGCCCGCCGGCACCGGCCATGCGGCGTCCGCCGCCGGCTCGTCCGGCCCCAGCGACCCGCCCGACGAGCACGACCCAGAACAGCCCGAACTGCCGATCGCGCCGCCGGCCGCTGCGGCCGCACCCGCCGCCGACCCGGCCGCGGCCGCGCCGCGCCCGTGGTGGGCGCGCCTGCTCGGCCAGCTGATGGCGCCGTGGGTCTCGCTGACCGTCGAGCCGAAGAACCCGCAGCAGCACATCGCCGAGCAATGGCACGGCCGCCCGGTCTGCTACGTGCTCGAAGACTACGGCCTGTCCAATGCGCTGATCCTGGAGCGCGCCTGCCGCGAGAGCGGCCTGCCCTCGCCGCTGCAACCGCTGCCGGGCGATCCGCTCGGACGCAAGCGCGCCTACGTGGCGCTGTCGCGGCGCAACGCCGGCACCCTGGCGCCGGCCGGCCCGCCCTCGGCCAAGACCCACTCGGGCTCGCTGGCGCGGCTGCTCGACGCGCACCGCGCCGACCGCCAGCTCGACGTGCAGCTGGTGCCGGTGTCGATCTTCGTCGGCCGCGCGCCGGACCGCACCAGCGGCTGGTTCTCGGTGCTGTTCTCGGAAAACTGGACCCTGGTCGGCCGCTTCCGCCGGCTGCTGGCGATCGCGCTCAACGGCCGCCACACCACGGTGCGGTTCTCGCCGCCGGTGTCGCTGCGCGGCATCGTCGACGAAGGGCTGGAGCCCGAGCGCACGGTGCGCAAGCTCTCGCGCGTGCTGCGTACCCACTTCCGCCGCATCCGCGCGGCGGTGATCGGGCCCGACCTGTCGACCCGGCGCATGCTGATCGACCGCGTGCTCGCCAGCGATCCGGTCAAGGAAGCCATCGCCGACCAGGCCCGCCGCGACAGCACCGACGTCGCCGAAGCGTGGAAGAAAGCGCATGCGATGGCCTACGAGATCGCCGCCGACTACTCGCATCCGGTGGTGCGCTCGGCCAGCTTCCTGCTCACCCCGGTGTGGAACCGCATCTACCGCGGCGTGCTGGTCCATCACCTGGACAAGCTCAAGCAGGAAGCGCCCGGCTTCGAAGTGGTGTACGTGCCCTGCCACCGCAGCCATCTCGATTACCTGCTGCTGAGCTACCTGCTGTACACCAAGGGCATCGTGCCGCCGCACATCGCCGCCGGCGTGAACCTCAACCTTCCGGTGGTCGGCACGATCCTGCGCAAGGGCGGCGCGTTCTTCCTGCGCCGCAGCATCCGCGGCAGCGCGCTGTATTCGGCGGTGTTCTCCGAATACGTGGCGCAGCTGGTCGCCGGCGGCTACTCGATCGAATACTTCATCGAAGGCGGACGCTCGCGCACCGGCCGGCTGCTGCCGCCCAAGGGCGGCATGATCGTGATGACCGTGCGCGGCTTCCTGCGCCAGCCGACCCGGCCGGTGCTGTTCCAGCCGGTCTACATCGGCTACGAGAAGCTGATGGAGGGCAACAGCTACCTCGACGAGCTGTCGGGCAAGCCGAAGGAAAAGGAATCGATCTGGCAGCTGCTGTGGGGCATCCCCAAGGTGCTGCGCTCCAACTACGGCCAGGTGGTGGTGAACTTCGGCGAGCCGATCAAGCTCGGCGACATGCTCGCCGAGCACGCGCCGCAGTGGGACGGCCGCCCGCTGGAGGAAGACGACAAGCCGCAATGGCTGTCCGACACCGTCGATGCGCTGGCGCAGCGGATCCAGGTCAACGTCAACCGCGCCGCCGACGTCAACCCGATCAACCTGCTGGCGCTGGCGCTGCTGTCCACGCCCAAGCACGCGATGGGCGAGGCCGACCTGCTCGCGCAGATCGCGCTGAGCAAGACCCTGCTGGCGGAACTGCCGTACTCCGACCGCGTCACCGTGACTCCGCACACGCCGCAGGAAATCGTGGCGCACGGCGAAGAGATCAACGTGCTCGAACGCATCGCCCATCCGCTCGGCGACGTGCTCGGCGTGGACGAGGACAAGGCGGTGTTGCTGAGCTACTTCCGCAACAACGTGCTGCACCTGTTCACCGCGGCGTCGTGGATCGCCTGCTGCTTCCAGCACAACCGGCGCATGAGCCTGGCCGGCGTGCTGCGCCTGGGCCGCAGCGTGTATCCGTTCCTGCAGGCCGAACTGTTCCTGCCGTGGAGCGAGGACGAATTCGCGCAGCGCCTGGCGCGCACAGTCGAGGTGTTCATCCGCGAAGGCCTGCTGGAGAAAGTCGCCGACGACGACGGCGGCATCCTCGCCCGCAACGCCGGCCAGACCGACGAGGTGTTCCGCCTGCGCGCGATCGGCCACTCGCTGCAACAGGCGTTTGAGCGCTACTACATCGCCATTTCGGTGTTGGTGAAGAACGGCCCGGGCACCTTGTCGGCGGCCGAACTGGAAAGCCTGTGCCAGCTCGCCGCGCAGCGCCTGTCGCTGCTGTACGCGCCGGCCGCGCCGGAGTTCTTCGACAAGACCCTGTTCCGCGGCTTCATCCAGAAACTGCGCGAACTGCGCCTGGTGTGGCCCGACAGCGAGAACAAGCTGGCCTTCGACCAGCGCCTGGACACCTGGGCCAAGGACGCCAAGGTCATCCTCGGCCGCGAACTGCGGCATACGATCGAGAAGATCAGTCCGGAGATGGCGGCCAAGCCGGCGGCGGCGCCGGCGGCGGGCTGA
- a CDS encoding DUF6053 domain-containing protein, which produces MGGPSGPTLFGRVAASWNKSVGPEGPPTTAKPPTAAKPHSSS; this is translated from the coding sequence GTGGGAGGGCCTTCAGGCCCGACGCTGTTCGGTCGGGTCGCCGCGAGCTGGAACAAAAGCGTCGGGCCTGAAGGCCCTCCCACAACAGCCAAGCCCCCCACAGCAGCTAAGCCCCACAGCAGCAGCTAA
- a CDS encoding DUF6053 domain-containing protein has protein sequence MFQLAATRPNSVGPEGPPTTERLSQHSGPPAQRIPSTAGPQPGTPLPPQPSPRRGHTER, from the coding sequence TTGTTCCAGCTCGCGGCGACCCGACCGAACAGCGTCGGGCCTGAAGGCCCTCCCACAACAGAAAGGCTCTCCCAGCACAGCGGCCCCCCAGCACAGCGGATCCCAAGCACGGCGGGCCCCCAGCCCGGCACGCCCCTCCCGCCACAGCCGTCCCCGCGCCGCGGCCACACAGAGCGGTGA
- a CDS encoding fimbrial biogenesis chaperone produces the protein MAIRLALGAALAAPACPALAAGLQVTPTQLTLARDRPADALWLNNTGPATLRAQVRVFRWLQQDGQERLEPDPGLAVSPPMLELAPGARQLVRVIRLGAPPAQETAYRLIVDELPPADAAQAPGLQFVLRYSVPVFLAPAAAGPIAPRLRAQLQFEDDRPFLAVDNRGDQHAQLADLTFVDAQGRRHAIAAGLLGYAHAGQRMRWALQAPAALLRGPGTLEARINGEPDAQALALDPPAR, from the coding sequence TTGGCGATCCGGCTGGCGCTGGGCGCGGCGCTGGCCGCGCCGGCCTGTCCGGCGCTCGCCGCCGGCCTGCAGGTCACCCCGACCCAGCTCACCCTCGCCCGCGACCGCCCGGCCGACGCGCTGTGGCTCAACAACACCGGGCCGGCCACGCTGCGCGCGCAGGTGCGGGTGTTCCGCTGGCTGCAGCAAGACGGCCAGGAGCGGCTGGAACCCGATCCCGGCCTGGCGGTGAGCCCGCCGATGCTGGAACTGGCGCCCGGCGCGCGCCAACTGGTGCGGGTGATCCGGCTCGGCGCGCCGCCGGCGCAGGAGACCGCGTACCGCCTGATCGTCGACGAGCTGCCGCCGGCCGACGCCGCCCAGGCCCCCGGCCTGCAGTTCGTGCTGCGCTATTCGGTGCCGGTGTTCCTCGCCCCCGCCGCGGCCGGGCCGATCGCGCCGCGGCTGCGCGCGCAACTGCAGTTCGAAGACGACCGGCCGTTCCTGGCGGTGGACAACCGCGGCGACCAGCACGCGCAACTGGCCGACCTCACCTTCGTCGATGCGCAAGGCCGGCGCCATGCCATCGCCGCCGGCCTGCTCGGCTACGCCCACGCCGGCCAACGCATGCGCTGGGCGCTGCAGGCGCCGGCCGCGCTGTTGCGCGGACCGGGCACCCTGGAAGCGAGGATCAATGGCGAACCCGACGCCCAGGCGCTGGCGCTGGACCCGCCGGCTCGCTGA